A region from the Mesorhizobium sp. J8 genome encodes:
- a CDS encoding Ku protein, protein MAIAFPCCRLKSPSLHVRTADASCCSSRVEPSAKGIAHQIAAPGPHAPARNHCGGAKFPPSGCFTITSDQMAAPRAVWKGFLKVGSVSCGVKLVGATTEAGKVHFKILSRRDGLPVKSAYVDEGTGDIVPSEDQIKGYEAEKGDFLEIEPDEIKKLKLTSQHTLEVDGFVAIDEIDTRYLEKPYYVIPADGAATEAFNVLREAMAKKRVAARSCVVLYQRGREVIIQPFGKGMLLTELRTHNEMVSEKSAFGEFTSPKFDKDLLEIAELLIDKKVTKFDPSKFEDTYEDALIAMIDAKRKGKKPPKPAPKPKENVVDLAAVLRRSLAKEGIKDRPKAKPARKSA, encoded by the coding sequence TTGGCCATTGCATTTCCTTGTTGTCGTTTGAAATCCCCATCTCTCCACGTCCGAACTGCGGATGCGTCGTGTTGTTCCAGCCGGGTAGAACCCTCGGCTAAAGGGATCGCCCATCAGATCGCCGCACCTGGACCTCATGCCCCAGCGCGGAACCATTGTGGCGGGGCCAAGTTTCCCCCGTCAGGATGTTTTACAATCACGAGTGACCAAATGGCGGCGCCACGCGCGGTATGGAAGGGCTTCCTCAAGGTCGGATCGGTGAGTTGCGGCGTGAAGCTGGTGGGCGCCACGACCGAAGCGGGCAAGGTCCACTTCAAGATCCTGAGCCGCCGCGACGGCCTGCCGGTCAAAAGCGCCTATGTCGACGAAGGAACCGGCGACATCGTGCCTTCGGAAGACCAAATCAAGGGCTACGAGGCCGAGAAGGGAGACTTCCTCGAAATTGAGCCGGACGAGATCAAGAAGCTCAAGCTGACGTCGCAGCATACGCTGGAGGTCGATGGCTTCGTCGCAATTGACGAGATCGACACGCGCTATCTGGAAAAGCCCTACTACGTCATTCCCGCCGATGGCGCCGCAACCGAGGCATTCAATGTGCTGCGCGAAGCCATGGCCAAGAAGAGGGTCGCGGCCCGGTCTTGTGTTGTGCTGTACCAGCGCGGCCGGGAAGTCATTATCCAGCCCTTCGGCAAAGGAATGCTCCTGACGGAGTTGCGCACCCACAACGAGATGGTTTCGGAAAAGAGCGCCTTCGGCGAATTCACATCTCCGAAGTTCGACAAGGATTTGCTCGAAATCGCCGAGCTGCTGATCGACAAGAAGGTCACGAAGTTCGACCCTTCCAAGTTCGAAGATACCTACGAGGATGCGCTGATTGCCATGATCGATGCCAAGCGCAAGGGCAAGAAACCGCCCAAGCCGGCGCCGAAACCCAAAGAGAACGTTGTGGATCTGGCTGCCGTGCTGAGGAGGAGCCTGGCCAAGGAAGGCATAAAGGATCGGCCAAAGGCCAAGCCGGCACGAAAGTCAGCGTAG
- a CDS encoding NUDIX domain-containing protein — MEDRIRIRSEEILSDDWAVLKKTVLDYRRRDGRWETQTRQTYDRGDGAVILPFDPQRSTVLLVRQFRFPAYAVGHREPLIEACAGLLDENDPETAIRKEAEEELGYHLKDVERLFAPFMSPGSVTERLWFFTARYSPADRISDGGGSPEEGEDIEVLEMPLDEALAGIADGRIVDAKTIILIQHLKLNPITA, encoded by the coding sequence ATGGAAGATCGTATTCGCATCCGCTCGGAGGAGATCCTTTCGGACGACTGGGCGGTGCTGAAGAAGACGGTGCTCGACTATCGCCGCCGCGACGGGCGATGGGAGACGCAGACCCGCCAGACCTATGATCGCGGCGACGGCGCGGTGATCCTGCCCTTCGACCCGCAGCGCTCCACCGTGCTGCTCGTGCGGCAGTTCCGTTTCCCGGCCTACGCCGTAGGCCATCGCGAGCCGCTGATCGAGGCCTGCGCCGGCCTGCTGGACGAAAACGACCCCGAAACCGCCATCCGCAAGGAAGCGGAAGAGGAACTGGGCTACCATTTGAAGGATGTCGAGCGGCTGTTTGCGCCGTTCATGAGCCCGGGCAGCGTGACGGAGCGGCTCTGGTTCTTCACCGCACGCTACTCGCCGGCCGACCGTATCTCCGACGGCGGCGGCTCGCCGGAGGAAGGCGAGGACATCGAGGTTCTGGAAATGCCGCTGGACGAGGCGCTGGCCGGCATCGCCGACGGCCGCATCGTCGACGCCAAGACGATCATCCTGATCCAGCACTTGAAGCTCAACCCGATCACGGCTTGA
- a CDS encoding NADH:flavin oxidoreductase/NADH oxidase — MKSSLFQPITLGGLTFPNRIAVAPMCQYSAEDGSASDWHLYHWMNLAMSGAGMVTVEMTDVERRGRISHGCLGLYSDDNEAAAKRTLDAARRVAAPGTKFGVQLAHAGRKASNRKPWEGGGPLQPGEDPWQTVSASAIAYDTGWNVPHALEDSEILELIARFAQSAVRAERAGFDFAELHAAHGYLIFQFLSPLSNQRTDRWGGSLENRMRFAVEIARAVRKAAPSLMLGARLSVKEWVDGGFDVEDAIEVAKALKAEGIAYICCSSGGNSPLQRVPPGPGYQVHLAEAVRKGAGIPTRAVGLIDDPSQAEAIVAGGRADMVALARAFLADPRWGWRAAAAFGEEIHPAPQLARSVTTMRHWMKAAG, encoded by the coding sequence ATGAAATCATCGCTTTTCCAGCCGATCACCCTCGGAGGCCTCACCTTCCCCAATCGCATCGCGGTTGCTCCCATGTGCCAATATTCGGCTGAGGACGGCTCGGCCAGCGACTGGCATCTCTATCACTGGATGAACCTGGCGATGTCGGGCGCCGGCATGGTGACCGTCGAGATGACCGATGTCGAGCGGCGCGGACGCATCTCGCACGGCTGCCTCGGTCTCTATTCAGACGACAACGAGGCGGCCGCCAAGCGCACGCTCGACGCCGCCAGGCGCGTCGCCGCGCCCGGCACGAAGTTCGGCGTCCAGCTGGCCCATGCCGGTCGCAAGGCCTCCAACCGCAAACCCTGGGAAGGCGGCGGTCCGCTGCAGCCTGGCGAAGACCCGTGGCAGACGGTTTCCGCCTCGGCCATCGCCTACGACACGGGCTGGAATGTGCCGCACGCATTGGAGGATAGCGAGATTCTTGAGCTCATTGCGCGTTTTGCGCAGTCGGCCGTGCGCGCCGAACGCGCCGGCTTCGACTTTGCCGAACTGCACGCCGCGCATGGCTATCTGATCTTCCAGTTCCTCTCGCCGCTTTCCAACCAGCGGACGGACCGCTGGGGCGGGTCGCTGGAAAACCGCATGCGCTTCGCGGTCGAAATCGCCAGGGCGGTGAGGAAAGCCGCTCCATCCTTGATGCTGGGCGCGCGCCTTTCGGTGAAGGAATGGGTCGACGGCGGTTTCGATGTCGAGGATGCGATCGAGGTGGCCAAGGCGCTGAAGGCCGAGGGTATCGCCTATATCTGCTGCTCCAGCGGCGGCAATTCGCCCCTGCAGCGGGTGCCGCCCGGTCCCGGCTATCAGGTGCATCTGGCGGAAGCCGTGCGCAAAGGCGCCGGCATTCCGACGCGCGCCGTGGGGCTGATCGACGACCCGAGCCAGGCCGAGGCGATCGTCGCCGGCGGCCGAGCCGACATGGTGGCACTGGCGCGCGCCTTCCTTGCCGACCCGCGCTGGGGCTGGCGAGCGGCGGCTGCCTTCGGCGAGGAGATCCATCCCGCGCCGCAACTAGCACGTTCGGTCACGACGATGCGGCATTGGATGAAGGCCGCAGGCTAG
- a CDS encoding DUF982 domain-containing protein, whose translation MIDNKPFEKPVVVELGHVGKYRQIRSTREAAECLMTVWPLNRGERHRDALDTCLKALEGYRSTADARRALVEAARESEVLVPEDRLPDGKLH comes from the coding sequence ATGATAGACAACAAGCCTTTTGAAAAGCCGGTGGTGGTCGAGCTCGGCCATGTCGGCAAATATCGCCAGATCCGCAGCACCCGCGAGGCCGCGGAGTGCCTGATGACCGTTTGGCCGCTCAATCGCGGCGAGCGCCATCGTGATGCTCTCGACACTTGCCTCAAGGCGCTGGAAGGTTATCGTTCGACAGCGGACGCGCGTCGCGCCCTCGTCGAGGCGGCCAGGGAATCGGAAGTGCTGGTTCCCGAGGACAGGCTGCCCGACGGAAAACTGCATTGA
- a CDS encoding DUF2188 domain-containing protein — protein MAKLTYKIVEHDGGWAYKVGSTFSETFRTHQEALRAAEIASAEQQVAGTTDGIQYEDADGKWHDELADGRDRPQTEVSD, from the coding sequence ATGGCGAAGCTGACTTACAAGATCGTCGAGCATGATGGCGGCTGGGCCTACAAGGTCGGCTCGACATTCTCTGAGACTTTCCGAACGCATCAGGAAGCGCTGCGTGCCGCCGAAATCGCCTCGGCCGAGCAACAGGTCGCCGGTACTACCGACGGCATCCAGTACGAGGATGCCGACGGAAAGTGGCACGACGAACTGGCCGACGGCCGTGACCGCCCGCAGACCGAAGTATCCGACTAG
- a CDS encoding alpha/beta fold hydrolase gives MSISIVSWLLAGMLAAVVLAVLALMLATWRIAAKAEGLVPPCGKFVEIDGNRIHYVEEGEGRPIVFVHGLGAQLHHFRHTLFGRFGPGYRQIALDRPGSGYSVRARGATGRLPEQADIVRRFIEELRLERPLVVGHSLGGAIALALATGHPTAISGIALLSPLTHLEARIRQRFDLLYVPSPLLRRVLAYTVAIPLSLRYAQPTLRFIFAPQAVPADYMVDGGGWLGLRPSHYFATSTDVVAVEQDLGEIERRYGEIAMPAGILFGTGDQVIGEAVHGEPMLDKIAGLDFERVEGLGHMPQFVEPERVVAFIQRVAARAFAGPK, from the coding sequence ATGTCGATATCGATTGTCTCTTGGCTGCTTGCCGGCATGCTTGCCGCCGTTGTCCTTGCCGTGCTCGCCTTGATGCTTGCGACCTGGCGGATCGCGGCCAAGGCCGAGGGACTGGTGCCGCCCTGCGGCAAATTCGTCGAGATCGACGGCAACCGCATCCATTATGTGGAAGAAGGCGAGGGCAGGCCGATCGTCTTCGTGCATGGGCTGGGTGCCCAGCTCCACCATTTCCGTCACACGCTGTTCGGGCGCTTCGGTCCTGGTTACAGGCAGATCGCGCTCGACCGGCCGGGCTCCGGCTATTCGGTTCGGGCAAGGGGCGCGACCGGCCGGTTGCCCGAACAGGCCGACATCGTGCGGCGCTTCATCGAGGAATTGCGCCTGGAGCGGCCCCTTGTCGTCGGCCATTCGCTGGGCGGGGCCATCGCGCTTGCCCTGGCAACCGGGCATCCGACAGCGATTTCCGGCATTGCGCTGCTCTCGCCGTTGACGCATCTCGAAGCGAGGATACGTCAGCGGTTCGACCTGCTCTATGTTCCATCGCCGCTGCTGCGCCGCGTCCTGGCCTACACGGTGGCGATACCGCTCAGCCTTCGTTACGCGCAGCCGACGCTGAGGTTCATATTCGCGCCGCAAGCGGTTCCCGCGGACTACATGGTCGACGGTGGGGGATGGCTCGGCTTGCGTCCGTCGCACTATTTCGCCACCTCCACCGATGTCGTGGCGGTGGAGCAGGACCTTGGCGAAATCGAACGGCGTTACGGTGAGATAGCGATGCCGGCAGGCATCCTGTTCGGTACCGGCGATCAGGTGATCGGCGAGGCCGTTCATGGCGAGCCGATGCTGGACAAGATCGCAGGCCTCGACTTCGAACGGGTCGAAGGTCTTGGCCATATGCCGCAATTTGTGGAACCCGAACGGGTCGTGGCCTTCATCCAACGTGTCGCCGCGCGTGCCTTCGCCGGCCCGAAATGA
- a CDS encoding competence/damage-inducible protein A, with product MPEIVTAAMLVIGDEILSGRTKDKNIGHLADIMTAIGIDLKEVRIVPDEEDEIVAAVNAVRARYTYVFTTGGIGPTHDDITADSIAKAFGVPCEYDAKAYALLEASYAGRGIEFTEARKRMARMPRGADHIDNPVSVAPGFRIGNVHVMAGVPSIFQAMLDNVVPTLKAGTKMLSATVHCPFGEGLIGGPLAEIQKAHPDTIIGSYPKYGDGKFWTELVVRARSEEALEAARKDVEAMVAGLADAG from the coding sequence ATGCCTGAAATCGTCACCGCCGCCATGCTCGTCATCGGCGACGAGATCCTCTCCGGCCGCACCAAGGACAAGAACATCGGCCACCTCGCCGACATCATGACGGCGATCGGCATCGACTTGAAGGAAGTGCGCATCGTCCCCGACGAGGAGGACGAGATCGTCGCGGCGGTGAATGCCGTGCGCGCCCGCTACACCTACGTCTTCACCACCGGCGGCATCGGCCCCACGCATGACGACATCACTGCCGACTCGATCGCCAAGGCCTTCGGCGTCCCCTGCGAATACGACGCCAAGGCCTACGCCCTGCTCGAAGCGAGCTATGCCGGTCGAGGCATCGAATTCACCGAAGCGCGCAAGCGCATGGCGCGCATGCCGCGCGGCGCCGACCATATCGACAATCCCGTCTCCGTCGCGCCGGGCTTCCGCATCGGCAATGTGCATGTCATGGCGGGTGTGCCGTCGATCTTCCAGGCCATGCTCGACAATGTCGTGCCGACGCTCAAGGCCGGCACGAAGATGCTGTCGGCCACGGTGCACTGTCCCTTCGGCGAAGGCTTGATCGGCGGGCCGCTGGCCGAGATCCAGAAGGCGCATCCCGACACGATCATCGGCTCCTATCCCAAATATGGCGACGGCAAGTTCTGGACCGAACTCGTCGTGCGAGCCCGCAGCGAGGAAGCGCTCGAGGCCGCGCGCAAGGATGTCGAGGCGATGGTGGCGGGCCTCGCCGACGCAGGCTGA
- a CDS encoding universal stress protein — protein sequence MRFKTIVAILQNEQDAERVLDCALPLAERFESHLVGIHAEALPVPYTSATGFPDTEFLQVSAEMNKERAGKLQAYFLKRIEESGLSFEWRSLESFSGDSALTGISSVRAADLIIAAQRDTGGDPSADVDTLVYDAGRPVLVVPHAGPLVTTFRRVLLAWNGSKEAARAAFDALPFIAEADKTDILVIDPPETLDEAPEAAGAEIAAALSRHGANVSVCVQKSDGSSVDDIIQSRITESGADLLVLGAYSHSWLRQLLFGGVTRTVLRTANVAAFLSR from the coding sequence ATGCGCTTCAAGACAATCGTCGCCATCTTGCAGAACGAACAGGACGCCGAGCGCGTCCTCGATTGCGCCCTTCCGCTTGCCGAGAGGTTCGAGAGCCATCTCGTCGGCATCCATGCCGAGGCGCTTCCCGTGCCCTACACATCGGCCACCGGCTTTCCGGATACCGAATTCCTCCAGGTTTCGGCCGAGATGAACAAGGAACGTGCCGGCAAATTGCAGGCCTATTTCCTGAAGCGGATCGAGGAATCCGGCCTTTCCTTCGAGTGGCGGAGCCTGGAAAGCTTCTCCGGCGACAGCGCGCTGACCGGCATATCGAGCGTGCGCGCCGCCGATCTGATCATCGCAGCGCAGCGCGATACCGGCGGCGACCCGAGCGCCGATGTCGACACGCTGGTCTACGATGCCGGCCGGCCTGTGCTGGTCGTGCCCCATGCCGGGCCGCTGGTCACCACCTTCAGGCGCGTGCTGCTTGCCTGGAACGGCAGCAAGGAAGCGGCCCGCGCCGCTTTCGATGCCCTGCCCTTCATCGCCGAGGCCGACAAGACGGACATTCTCGTCATCGACCCGCCGGAGACGCTGGATGAAGCCCCGGAAGCCGCCGGCGCCGAGATCGCCGCGGCGCTGTCGCGTCACGGCGCCAATGTCAGCGTCTGCGTCCAGAAATCGGACGGCTCCTCGGTCGACGATATCATCCAGTCGCGGATAACCGAGTCCGGCGCCGATCTTCTGGTGCTCGGCGCCTACAGCCACTCATGGCTGCGCCAGCTTCTGTTCGGCGGCGTCACCCGCACGGTGCTGCGCACGGCGAATGTGGCGGCTTTCCTGTCGCGGTGA
- the gpt gene encoding xanthine phosphoribosyltransferase: MSLPEKAFPVSWDQFHRDARALSWRLSGASKGQWKAIVCITRGGLVPAAIIARELGIRVIETVCVASYHDYTSQGQLQVLKEISPSLLADDGAGVLIIDDLTDTGKTAGIVRAMMPKAHFATVYAKPKGRPLVDTFVTEVSQDTWIYFPWDMGFTYQKPIADDHAG, from the coding sequence ATGTCCCTTCCTGAAAAAGCTTTTCCCGTCTCGTGGGACCAGTTCCACCGCGACGCCCGCGCGCTTTCCTGGCGTCTTTCCGGCGCCAGCAAGGGACAATGGAAAGCGATCGTCTGCATCACCCGCGGCGGGCTGGTGCCGGCCGCCATCATCGCGCGCGAGCTCGGCATCCGCGTCATCGAGACGGTGTGCGTCGCCTCCTATCATGACTACACCAGCCAGGGTCAGCTGCAGGTCCTGAAAGAGATTTCGCCTTCGCTGCTTGCCGATGACGGCGCCGGTGTGCTCATCATCGACGACCTGACCGATACCGGCAAGACGGCCGGCATTGTGCGCGCCATGATGCCGAAGGCGCATTTCGCGACCGTCTATGCCAAGCCGAAGGGCCGCCCGCTGGTCGATACATTCGTCACCGAGGTCAGCCAGGACACCTGGATATACTTTCCCTGGGACATGGGCTTCACTTACCAGAAGCCGATCGCGGACGATCACGCTGGCTGA
- a CDS encoding NUDIX hydrolase, with protein MLTRPTTHNQMAERVRRLFGVAPCRLQVAALPWRENENGVEIMLITSRDTGRWVLPKGWPEAREPLCEAAAREAGEEAGLRGTVSHLEVGRYFYAKVLASGEEVPCEVLVFPLHVDRVADRWKEKRARTRKWVGPNEAVRMVNEPDLCQIIADFCAAPRKFA; from the coding sequence ATGTTGACGAGGCCGACGACGCACAACCAGATGGCCGAAAGAGTCCGGCGGCTCTTCGGCGTCGCGCCTTGTCGCCTGCAGGTCGCCGCCTTGCCCTGGCGCGAGAATGAGAACGGCGTCGAGATCATGCTGATCACCAGTCGCGACACCGGGCGTTGGGTGCTGCCCAAGGGTTGGCCGGAGGCCAGGGAACCGCTTTGCGAGGCCGCCGCCCGCGAAGCCGGCGAAGAAGCCGGACTGCGCGGCACCGTCTCGCATCTCGAAGTTGGCCGCTATTTCTATGCCAAGGTTCTCGCTTCGGGCGAGGAAGTGCCTTGCGAGGTGTTGGTCTTTCCGCTGCATGTCGACCGTGTCGCGGATCGCTGGAAAGAGAAGCGCGCGCGCACGCGCAAATGGGTCGGCCCGAACGAAGCCGTCCGCATGGTCAACGAACCCGACCTTTGCCAGATCATTGCCGACTTCTGCGCCGCGCCGCGCAAGTTCGCCTGA
- a CDS encoding ABC transporter ATP-binding protein: MARFKIDLRASAFRSVLGFTFSHWRRQPWRLSLIMGAFLLSTLADVATPFYSGRLVDAVASGAGTDEVAWNAAMVAFSILMALALAGVVLRNAAFLWIVELTLKMMSDIAADAFHRVQRFSTDWHANSFAGSTVRKITRGMWALDLLNDTILIALLPSVVMLVGSTLLLGWFWPLMGAVVAAGSVLFIAVTAMLSLGYVAPAARLANSWDTRLGGALADAVSCNAVVKGFGAETREEARLARVVAKWRLRTGRTWMRGTANGTTQGMLLLVMRAAVIGLALMLWAWGQASAGDVAFVLTSFFVLQGYLRDIGTHIRNLQRSINDMEELVDFQSEPLGIEDRPGARPIRITDGRIAFDKVTFHYGNHLLPLYRDFSVDIAAGERIGLVGHSGSGKTTFVKLIQRLYDVNAGRILIDGQDISQVEQASLRSQIAIVQQEPILFHRSLAENIAYARPGASQAEIEHAAKLASAHDFITNLPKGYGTLVGERGVKLSGGERQRVAIARAFLADARILILDEATSSLDSESEVLIQKAMERLMVGRTTLVIAHRLSTVRALDRLLVFDRGRIAEEGSHDELIRLNGGIYRRLFERQALELTKGLVA; this comes from the coding sequence ATGGCTCGTTTCAAGATCGACCTGCGCGCCAGCGCCTTCCGCAGCGTGCTTGGTTTTACGTTCAGCCACTGGCGGCGCCAGCCGTGGCGGCTTTCGCTCATCATGGGCGCATTCCTGCTCTCGACTCTGGCCGATGTGGCGACTCCCTTCTATTCCGGCCGCCTGGTCGATGCGGTCGCCAGCGGCGCCGGAACCGACGAAGTCGCCTGGAATGCGGCGATGGTGGCGTTCTCGATCCTTATGGCGCTGGCGCTGGCAGGCGTCGTGCTGCGCAACGCCGCCTTCCTGTGGATCGTCGAACTGACGCTGAAGATGATGTCGGACATTGCCGCCGATGCCTTCCATCGCGTGCAACGCTTCTCGACGGACTGGCACGCCAACAGCTTTGCCGGATCGACGGTGCGCAAGATAACGCGCGGCATGTGGGCCCTGGACCTGCTCAACGACACGATCCTGATCGCCCTTCTGCCGTCGGTTGTCATGCTTGTCGGATCGACGCTGCTGCTCGGCTGGTTCTGGCCGCTGATGGGAGCCGTGGTGGCGGCCGGCTCGGTGCTGTTCATCGCCGTCACGGCGATGCTGTCGCTCGGCTATGTCGCGCCCGCCGCGCGGCTCGCCAACAGCTGGGATACGCGCCTCGGCGGCGCGCTGGCGGACGCGGTGAGCTGCAACGCCGTGGTCAAGGGGTTCGGCGCGGAGACCCGCGAGGAGGCGCGGCTGGCGCGCGTCGTCGCCAAATGGCGCCTGCGCACGGGCCGCACCTGGATGCGCGGCACCGCCAACGGCACTACGCAAGGGATGCTGCTGCTGGTGATGCGGGCGGCGGTCATCGGTCTTGCCCTCATGCTCTGGGCCTGGGGCCAGGCGAGCGCCGGCGATGTCGCCTTCGTGCTCACCTCGTTCTTCGTGCTGCAGGGCTATCTGCGCGACATCGGCACGCATATCCGCAACCTGCAGCGCTCGATCAACGACATGGAGGAACTGGTCGACTTCCAGTCCGAGCCGCTCGGCATCGAGGACCGGCCCGGCGCCAGGCCTATCCGGATCACCGATGGACGTATCGCTTTCGACAAGGTGACGTTCCACTACGGCAATCACCTTCTGCCGCTCTATCGCGATTTCTCGGTCGATATCGCGGCGGGCGAACGCATCGGGCTGGTCGGGCATTCGGGTTCGGGCAAGACGACTTTCGTCAAGCTGATCCAGCGGCTCTACGACGTGAATGCCGGGCGGATCCTGATCGACGGGCAGGATATCTCGCAGGTCGAGCAGGCCTCGCTGCGCAGCCAGATCGCCATCGTCCAGCAGGAGCCGATCCTGTTCCACCGGTCGCTTGCCGAGAACATCGCCTATGCCAGGCCCGGCGCCAGCCAGGCCGAGATCGAGCATGCGGCCAAACTCGCCAGCGCGCATGATTTCATCACCAACCTGCCCAAGGGCTATGGAACCCTGGTCGGCGAGCGTGGCGTAAAGCTGTCGGGCGGCGAGCGCCAGCGTGTGGCGATCGCCCGCGCCTTTCTGGCCGACGCACGCATTCTGATCCTGGACGAGGCGACGTCGAGCCTCGATTCGGAGTCGGAAGTGCTGATCCAGAAGGCGATGGAGCGACTGATGGTAGGGCGCACGACGCTGGTGATCGCGCACCGGCTTTCGACGGTGCGAGCGCTCGACCGGCTACTGGTCTTCGATCGCGGGCGTATTGCCGAGGAAGGTTCGCATGACGAGCTGATCCGGCTGAACGGCGGCATCTACCGGCGGCTGTTCGAGCGTCAGGCGCTCGAATTGACCAAGGGCCTCGTTGCCTGA
- a CDS encoding GNAT family N-acetyltransferase, producing MHDVEISFDLSRIDFRVTSDLLMQSYWGASRTDEANRRAFDNSLCVGAYLDGEQVGFARAITDYTVFAYLADVIVWPERRGHGIGKRLVQALLDHPDMKTVSHWSLTTSDAHGLYQKFGFRAEGRYMRLDRSPAA from the coding sequence ATGCACGACGTTGAAATCAGTTTCGACCTGTCGCGGATCGATTTCCGCGTGACCTCCGATCTGCTCATGCAAAGCTATTGGGGTGCGTCCCGCACCGACGAGGCCAACCGCCGCGCCTTCGACAACTCGCTTTGCGTCGGCGCCTATCTTGACGGCGAGCAGGTCGGCTTCGCCCGCGCGATCACCGATTACACGGTCTTTGCCTATCTTGCCGACGTCATCGTCTGGCCGGAGCGTCGTGGGCATGGCATCGGCAAGCGGCTTGTGCAGGCGCTCCTCGATCATCCCGATATGAAGACCGTTTCTCATTGGAGCCTGACGACCAGCGACGCACACGGCCTCTACCAGAAGTTCGGCTTCCGGGCGGAAGGACGTTACATGCGACTGGATCGCTCACCCGCTGCTTAA